In a single window of the Dreissena polymorpha isolate Duluth1 chromosome 3, UMN_Dpol_1.0, whole genome shotgun sequence genome:
- the LOC127873077 gene encoding galactose mutarotase-like isoform X1: protein MPIQRSHYDTTKDGQEIDSYRGMLQTKSTNIKLRYVLSNNNQYEVHIITYGGIITNIFAPDKEGLREDVVLGLDTYEDYTLKSRYFGAIIGRYGNRIGGAQFHLDGVEYSLAANNFGKNGLHGGNRGFDKQIWEATVEHDKLVLHYMSPDSEEGYPGNLDCYVTYQLTPDNKLNITYFATTDKPTIVNMTNHSYFNLNGHAAGSIGDHVLTVNAPHYLPIDKEFIPLGTLEPVEGTAMDLRTPTLLGDRLDTVPGGFGFDHNFCLGRSGAWKHVARLYHPGSGRCLNMYSTEPGVQVYSGGHMPDITGKGGNKYRKFASLCLESQHYPDSPHHMDDPNFPPVILRPGETYTSSTCYEFSVVKTAE, encoded by the exons TTATCGGggtatgctccagacaaaaagtacaaacattaaactaag GTACGTGTTGAGCAACAACAACCAGTACGAAGTGCACATCATCACGTACGGAGGCATCATCACGAACATCTTCGCTCCAGACAAGGAGGGGCTCAGAGAGGACGTGGTGCTGGGTTTAGACACGTACGAAG ACTATACTCTAAAAAGCCGTTATTTTGGAGCAATCATTGGTCGCTATGGTAACAGAATTGGAGGGGCACAATTTCATCTAGACGGTGTTGAATATAGCCTAGCTGCAAATAACTTCGGCAAAAACGGTTTACACGGAGGGAACCGTGGTTTTGACAAA CAAATCTGGGAGGCGACGGTGGAGCACGACAAGCTCGTGCTCCACTATATGAGCCCTGACAGCGAGGAGGGTTACCCGGGCAACCTGGACTGCTACGTGACCTACCAGCTGACACCGGACAACAAGCTCAACATCACGTACTTTGCCACAACGGACAAGCCGACCATTGTCAACATGACCAACCATAGCTACTTCAACCTCAATGGCCAT GCCGCAGGATCCATTGGCGACCACGTGCTGACAGTTAATGCTCCTCATTACCTTCCAATCGATAAGGAATTTATCCCTTTGG GAACTCTTGAACCGGTTGAGGGAACCGCCATGGATCTGAGGACGCCCACGTTGCTAGGCGACCGACTAGACACCGTACCGGGAGGATTTGGATTTGACCACAACTTCTGTCTGGGAAGATCCGGTGCATGGAAACATGTCGCAAG GTTGTACCATCCGGGTTCCGGACGATGCCTTAACATGTACAGTACGGAGCCGGGGGTGCAAGTATACTCTGGGGGCCACATGCCTGATATCACGGGCAAGGGAGGCAACAAGTACCGGAAATTTGCATCGCTCTGTCTGGAATCGCAGCATTATCCGGACAGTCCACATCACATGGACGAT CCCAATTTTCCGCCCGTGATACTGCGACCTGGGGAGACCTACACCAGCTCCACTTGCTACGAATTTAGTGTGGTAAAGACAGCTGAATAA
- the LOC127873077 gene encoding galactose mutarotase-like isoform X3 — translation MPIQRSHYDTTKDGQEIDRYVLSNNNQYEVHIITYGGIITNIFAPDKEGLREDVVLGLDTYEDYTLKSRYFGAIIGRYGNRIGGAQFHLDGVEYSLAANNFGKNGLHGGNRGFDKQIWEATVEHDKLVLHYMSPDSEEGYPGNLDCYVTYQLTPDNKLNITYFATTDKPTIVNMTNHSYFNLNGHAAGSIGDHVLTVNAPHYLPIDKEFIPLGTLEPVEGTAMDLRTPTLLGDRLDTVPGGFGFDHNFCLGRSGAWKHVARLYHPGSGRCLNMYSTEPGVQVYSGGHMPDITGKGGNKYRKFASLCLESQHYPDSPHHMDDPNFPPVILRPGETYTSSTCYEFSVVKTAE, via the exons GTACGTGTTGAGCAACAACAACCAGTACGAAGTGCACATCATCACGTACGGAGGCATCATCACGAACATCTTCGCTCCAGACAAGGAGGGGCTCAGAGAGGACGTGGTGCTGGGTTTAGACACGTACGAAG ACTATACTCTAAAAAGCCGTTATTTTGGAGCAATCATTGGTCGCTATGGTAACAGAATTGGAGGGGCACAATTTCATCTAGACGGTGTTGAATATAGCCTAGCTGCAAATAACTTCGGCAAAAACGGTTTACACGGAGGGAACCGTGGTTTTGACAAA CAAATCTGGGAGGCGACGGTGGAGCACGACAAGCTCGTGCTCCACTATATGAGCCCTGACAGCGAGGAGGGTTACCCGGGCAACCTGGACTGCTACGTGACCTACCAGCTGACACCGGACAACAAGCTCAACATCACGTACTTTGCCACAACGGACAAGCCGACCATTGTCAACATGACCAACCATAGCTACTTCAACCTCAATGGCCAT GCCGCAGGATCCATTGGCGACCACGTGCTGACAGTTAATGCTCCTCATTACCTTCCAATCGATAAGGAATTTATCCCTTTGG GAACTCTTGAACCGGTTGAGGGAACCGCCATGGATCTGAGGACGCCCACGTTGCTAGGCGACCGACTAGACACCGTACCGGGAGGATTTGGATTTGACCACAACTTCTGTCTGGGAAGATCCGGTGCATGGAAACATGTCGCAAG GTTGTACCATCCGGGTTCCGGACGATGCCTTAACATGTACAGTACGGAGCCGGGGGTGCAAGTATACTCTGGGGGCCACATGCCTGATATCACGGGCAAGGGAGGCAACAAGTACCGGAAATTTGCATCGCTCTGTCTGGAATCGCAGCATTATCCGGACAGTCCACATCACATGGACGAT CCCAATTTTCCGCCCGTGATACTGCGACCTGGGGAGACCTACACCAGCTCCACTTGCTACGAATTTAGTGTGGTAAAGACAGCTGAATAA